A genomic segment from Desulfurobacterium pacificum encodes:
- a CDS encoding PIN domain-containing protein: MTRVFIDSSFIIELLKGNEKAIALNEKLIETYGILLVYNHIVFSEITYQLYFKRNIPWETLNDILATFLILEMDKKVLNISFGFIKNYNLKPNDALILATCKRYNVKYLISLDEDFSLPCKNEGISLLNSPETFSKLF; this comes from the coding sequence ATGACAAGAGTTTTTATAGATAGCTCTTTCATAATAGAACTTCTCAAAGGGAACGAAAAAGCAATAGCTCTAAATGAGAAACTAATAGAAACTTACGGAATTCTACTCGTTTACAACCATATAGTTTTCAGTGAAATAACCTATCAACTATACTTCAAAAGAAATATACCTTGGGAAACGCTTAACGATATCTTGGCAACTTTTCTGATATTAGAAATGGATAAAAAAGTCTTAAACATAAGTTTTGGTTTTATCAAAAACTACAACTTAAAACCAAACGATGCTTTAATACTTGCTACCTGTAAACGATACAATGTCAAATACCTAATCTCTTTAGATGAAGACTTCTCTCTCCCATGTAAAAACGAAGGGATATCTCTCTTAAACTCTCCAGAAACTTTCAGTAAACTTTTCTAA
- a CDS encoding MotA/TolQ/ExbB proton channel family protein: MEAFELLQKSGIIGYILLFLSIISLTIIIEKLIVLRLSKLVPKEDLKLLVDFLSEGNIGDAVELCKRRKSLLNSIVMESLRNIGTPSKENFLHAFEAVAKRKFLELERGLALLATIAAISPLLGLTGTVLGMIKIFGVLTAGSSAIGNPQQLSAGIAEALLTTVFGLFVAIPAVVMYNLFQKKLDKIAAEVETAGILIANNFKGLK, translated from the coding sequence ATGGAAGCCTTTGAACTACTACAAAAATCTGGAATAATAGGCTACATACTGCTGTTCCTTTCCATAATTTCTCTAACCATAATAATTGAAAAGCTAATCGTTCTAAGGCTTTCAAAGTTAGTTCCAAAAGAAGATTTAAAGCTCTTAGTTGATTTCTTGAGCGAAGGAAACATAGGAGACGCCGTAGAACTGTGCAAAAGGAGAAAATCCCTTCTCAACTCAATAGTGATGGAATCCCTGAGAAACATAGGAACACCTTCAAAAGAAAACTTCCTTCACGCTTTTGAAGCTGTCGCTAAAAGAAAATTCTTAGAACTTGAAAGGGGACTTGCCCTCTTAGCCACAATTGCAGCCATCTCACCGCTTTTAGGTTTAACAGGAACTGTTTTAGGAATGATTAAAATATTCGGCGTCCTTACTGCCGGCTCGTCAGCAATCGGCAACCCTCAACAGCTATCAGCAGGAATAGCAGAAGCCTTACTTACAACTGTTTTTGGACTATTCGTAGCAATTCCGGCAGTTGTAATGTATAACCTGTTTCAGAAAAAGTTAGACAAAATAGCTGCAGAAGTTGAAACAGCCGGAATTTTAATAGCAAACAACTTCAAAGGGTTAAAATGA
- a CDS encoding YchF/TatD family DNA exonuclease gives MIDTHAHIHFPQFDEDREQIIRECEEKLDAVVTVGCDLEDSKKAIKVAESSKNVYASVGIHPHEAKNYSEKDYDRLVELIKSSSRVVAVGEAGLDFYRNLSPKNKQYEIFEMQVEIAKQLNLPIIIHTRNAAKEMAAFIKTKMAGCKGIVHCFSGEKELLEAALDEGLFISYSGIVTYPKNSQLRETLRYVPSSRLLVETDCPYLSPQPVRGKRNKPTYVAYTAMEIAKFLKINFTDIDRITTINAKRVFHLPLTAEEKKERLVYQVGNKLYINLTNKCPCNCKFCFRGTENFILGYNLNLTREPIAEEYMYRIKNPSIYDEVVFCGYGEPFERYETLKTVAKWLKKMGTKKVRVDTCGLGNLITGKDTTKELKGLIDTFSISINAGNKEEYLKTVRPKFGEKSWNAVIDFIKEAKKEGYEVIITAVEHPQFNKDDFIKLANELDVKYRIRPFKRFKKWEE, from the coding sequence TTGATAGACACTCACGCTCACATACATTTCCCGCAGTTCGACGAAGACAGAGAACAGATAATAAGAGAATGTGAAGAAAAGTTAGACGCTGTAGTTACCGTAGGGTGTGACCTTGAAGATTCTAAGAAAGCGATAAAAGTGGCTGAATCTTCAAAAAACGTTTATGCATCGGTAGGGATACATCCTCACGAAGCGAAGAACTACTCAGAGAAGGATTACGACCGCTTAGTTGAACTGATAAAAAGTAGCAGTAGAGTTGTAGCGGTTGGGGAGGCGGGGTTGGATTTTTACAGAAACCTTTCTCCTAAAAATAAGCAATACGAAATCTTTGAAATGCAGGTAGAAATAGCAAAACAGCTTAATTTACCCATCATTATTCATACACGGAACGCTGCGAAAGAGATGGCAGCATTTATAAAAACTAAAATGGCTGGCTGTAAAGGCATAGTTCACTGTTTCAGCGGTGAAAAAGAGCTGTTAGAAGCAGCACTTGATGAAGGACTTTTTATATCCTACTCAGGGATAGTAACCTATCCCAAAAACAGCCAATTGAGAGAAACGCTAAGATACGTCCCAAGTTCAAGACTTCTCGTAGAAACTGATTGCCCATACCTTTCACCTCAACCAGTAAGAGGGAAAAGAAACAAGCCAACTTACGTAGCTTATACAGCAATGGAAATAGCTAAATTCCTTAAAATAAACTTCACCGATATAGACAGAATAACAACCATCAACGCAAAGAGAGTATTTCATTTACCTTTAACAGCAGAAGAAAAGAAAGAAAGGCTCGTCTATCAGGTGGGGAATAAACTCTACATCAATCTAACAAATAAATGTCCCTGTAACTGCAAGTTTTGCTTCAGAGGAACAGAGAACTTCATTTTAGGATACAACCTCAACTTAACGAGAGAACCAATAGCCGAAGAATACATGTATAGAATCAAAAACCCATCTATTTACGATGAAGTAGTCTTCTGCGGTTACGGAGAACCGTTTGAAAGATACGAAACTCTCAAAACTGTAGCCAAATGGCTGAAGAAAATGGGAACAAAGAAAGTCAGAGTTGACACCTGCGGTCTTGGAAATCTAATAACTGGTAAAGATACAACCAAAGAACTAAAGGGTCTGATAGATACTTTCAGCATCAGCATCAACGCCGGTAATAAGGAAGAATACCTTAAAACGGTAAGACCTAAATTCGGAGAGAAAAGCTGGAACGCCGTTATAGACTTTATAAAAGAAGCAAAGAAAGAAGGTTATGAGGTTATAATAACCGCTGTGGAACATCCTCAATTTAACAAAGACGATTTCATTAAATTAGCTAATGAACTTGACGTTAAATACAGGATAAGACCATTTAAGAGGTTTAAAAAATGGGAAGAGTAG
- the nikR gene encoding nickel-responsive transcriptional regulator NikR — protein MGRVARFAVSIDEKLLERFDDYLEKKGYVTRSEAVRDLIRNALIEESIGEDKDVFGTITIVYDHHQKELADKITEIEHSYLHNIISTMHIHIDHNHCLETIAVKGKASKIKELADKIITLKGVKHGKLVVTGIEP, from the coding sequence ATGGGAAGAGTAGCAAGATTTGCAGTATCAATAGATGAAAAGCTGTTAGAAAGGTTTGACGACTACCTTGAAAAGAAAGGATATGTAACCCGCTCAGAAGCTGTTAGAGACTTGATAAGGAACGCCCTAATTGAAGAATCTATAGGAGAAGATAAAGATGTTTTCGGCACTATAACGATTGTTTACGACCATCACCAGAAGGAATTAGCAGATAAAATAACAGAAATTGAGCATAGCTACCTACACAACATTATCTCTACCATGCATATACATATAGACCACAACCACTGCCTTGAAACCATCGCCGTAAAAGGAAAGGCAAGTAAAATAAAAGAGTTAGCAGATAAAATAATCACCCTGAAAGGAGTTAAACACGGGAAACTGGTCGTAACAGGAATAGAACCTTAA
- a CDS encoding CoB--CoM heterodisulfide reductase iron-sulfur subunit B family protein: MKIGFYQGCCFQGQDAHMFDTMRKVFEKLGVELELLEETTCCGGNTIEEEERELSYAINLRNIALSEAKGLDMLISCNTCYMVIAKAKLAADRNKKLKEKMNRLLKPEGLEYKGTAKIYHLLDFFRDVVGYEKIKEAVVNPLTGVKVVPYYGCHVLYPKEIAVDNSDNPSSLEEILKALGAKVVSDYECKDVCCGYHSFYTDKSMTLRKIDRILNSVKEVSGDIIATPCPLCFKAFDIYQTKMELPPNVPSAFLTELMAYAFGLSGEESGLKYHLIKVPV; this comes from the coding sequence ATGAAAATCGGTTTTTATCAGGGTTGCTGTTTTCAGGGACAGGATGCTCACATGTTTGATACTATGAGGAAAGTTTTTGAGAAGTTGGGAGTGGAGCTTGAGCTTTTGGAGGAAACTACCTGTTGCGGCGGAAATACGATAGAGGAAGAAGAAAGAGAGCTTTCATACGCGATAAACCTGAGGAATATTGCCCTTTCGGAAGCTAAAGGTCTTGATATGTTGATATCCTGTAATACCTGCTATATGGTTATAGCGAAAGCCAAGTTGGCTGCTGATAGGAATAAAAAATTGAAAGAGAAAATGAATAGATTGCTTAAACCTGAAGGGCTTGAATATAAAGGGACTGCCAAGATTTATCACCTACTTGATTTTTTCAGGGACGTTGTTGGGTATGAGAAGATAAAGGAAGCGGTTGTAAATCCTTTAACAGGCGTTAAGGTTGTTCCTTATTACGGTTGCCACGTTCTCTATCCTAAAGAGATAGCAGTTGATAACAGCGATAATCCTTCTTCTCTTGAAGAAATCTTAAAAGCTCTGGGGGCGAAGGTTGTAAGTGATTACGAGTGTAAAGACGTTTGTTGCGGTTATCACTCTTTTTATACAGATAAAAGCATGACTTTACGCAAGATTGACAGGATTTTAAATAGCGTTAAAGAAGTTAGTGGCGATATTATTGCCACGCCATGTCCATTATGTTTTAAGGCTTTTGATATATACCAGACGAAGATGGAATTACCGCCGAACGTTCCATCGGCGTTTTTAACGGAGCTTATGGCTTACGCTTTTGGGCTTAGTGGAGAGGAAAGCGGTTTGAAATACCATTTGATTAAAGTTCCTGTTTAG
- a CDS encoding tRNA (adenine-N1)-methyltransferase: MAAVKETDTVILYDPEKEKKYFLNLSLSKGKFNTDRGEIELESLIGKPYGSFIETHKGFKYIILPCTVVDFIMHKLNRLTQIVYPKDAAFIALKLNVKPGDTVIESGIGSGAMTAVFAHIVGENGKVISYEKREEFIKNALSNLRKLGYENRVITKHKDIAEGFEETEVDAVFLDVREPWLYIHHAYKALKTGNMLGILVPTVNQIIETLKKLQELPFMDIEVCEILLRKYKTVPERLRPEDRMPAHTAFLIFARKLPQETENGSL; this comes from the coding sequence ATGGCAGCAGTTAAAGAAACCGACACCGTAATCCTCTACGACCCGGAAAAAGAGAAGAAATACTTCCTCAACCTTTCTCTATCTAAAGGAAAGTTCAACACAGACAGAGGAGAGATTGAGTTAGAATCACTAATAGGAAAACCCTACGGCAGCTTCATTGAAACCCACAAAGGTTTCAAATACATTATCCTGCCATGCACCGTCGTTGACTTCATAATGCACAAACTTAACAGGCTAACCCAGATAGTCTATCCAAAAGATGCAGCGTTCATAGCCCTGAAGCTCAACGTAAAGCCGGGAGACACCGTGATAGAAAGCGGAATCGGCAGCGGTGCAATGACGGCAGTCTTTGCCCACATAGTCGGAGAAAACGGCAAAGTCATAAGCTACGAAAAAAGGGAAGAATTCATAAAAAACGCCCTATCAAATCTGAGAAAATTAGGCTACGAAAACAGAGTTATTACAAAACATAAAGACATCGCCGAAGGATTTGAAGAAACAGAAGTAGATGCAGTATTCTTAGACGTAAGAGAACCCTGGCTCTACATTCATCACGCCTACAAAGCCCTGAAAACAGGAAACATGTTAGGAATCTTAGTCCCAACGGTAAACCAAATCATTGAAACGCTCAAAAAACTGCAAGAACTACCTTTCATGGATATAGAAGTCTGCGAAATCCTTCTAAGAAAGTATAAAACCGTTCCAGAACGTTTAAGACCGGAAGACAGAATGCCGGCACACACGGCGTTCCTGATTTTTGCCAGAAAATTACCGCAGGAGACAGAAAATGGAAGCCTTTGA
- the xth gene encoding exodeoxyribonuclease III, producing the protein MIKVATWNVNSIRARLNYVLDWLKETKTDVLSMQETKVEDHLFPELEFKNAGYHVYYYGQKAYNGVATCSKEKAVKVIKGWGDDEDDEKRVITVKLPELSIVNVYAPRGGEKGTERHAFKIYFFARLKLFLQENFSPDEPLCVVGDMNVARDEKDVFDPIIWKDRPGFMDEEREAFEDLLSFGLYDLFREKHPDRIQYTWWDIETGAFSQNRGLRIDYILVTKPLLEKAVQVDVDINARKKKKGILPSDHAPVWATFNI; encoded by the coding sequence ATGATTAAGGTAGCAACCTGGAACGTAAACTCAATCAGAGCAAGACTAAACTACGTATTAGACTGGTTAAAAGAAACGAAAACAGACGTTCTATCAATGCAGGAAACGAAAGTTGAAGACCACCTTTTCCCGGAATTAGAATTCAAAAATGCAGGTTACCACGTTTACTACTACGGGCAGAAAGCCTACAACGGCGTCGCTACCTGCTCAAAAGAAAAGGCAGTAAAAGTAATCAAAGGCTGGGGAGACGACGAAGACGACGAAAAAAGAGTTATTACGGTAAAACTTCCCGAACTATCCATAGTTAACGTCTATGCACCAAGGGGTGGCGAAAAAGGGACAGAAAGGCACGCATTTAAAATTTACTTCTTTGCAAGGTTAAAGCTTTTCCTTCAGGAAAACTTCTCACCTGATGAACCTCTGTGCGTCGTAGGGGACATGAACGTAGCAAGAGACGAAAAAGACGTTTTTGACCCGATTATCTGGAAAGACCGCCCCGGATTTATGGACGAAGAAAGAGAAGCCTTTGAAGACTTACTCTCTTTCGGGCTTTACGACCTATTCAGAGAAAAACACCCCGACAGAATCCAGTATACCTGGTGGGACATAGAAACAGGAGCGTTCAGCCAGAACAGAGGGCTCAGAATAGATTACATATTAGTAACAAAACCGTTACTTGAAAAAGCAGTTCAGGTAGATGTAGATATAAACGCAAGGAAGAAAAAGAAAGGTATCTTACCGTCCGACCATGCTCCAGTATGGGCAACGTTCAACATATAA
- a CDS encoding lytic transglycosylase domain-containing protein — protein sequence MLKKLLALSLLSLFPLNVKADNQQNFSGTVFSESVAILSTALKSNQNVLNYQNLTLDIPWDKPSFQFWKSYYQNRWNRLKLISQLESFKLFYPTIKKVFKEEGLPEELSLLAVVESHGNPAAVSKAGAAGLWQLMPATARLYGLKVNWFIDERFDIEKSTHAAARYLKYLYSLFGRWDLAIAAYNAGPGTILKRIKALGKDHFWDLTKLPDETLNYVPKFYAVLSVAESLGIFKKPSQNHLIKIKVLGRTSLYRISKRLKVPYSITKHFNPQFKRRIVPYGYYVYLPNNYIHREKLLKYVKSSRIYVYVPRRAERITTIARRFGVSPKLIKELNSIRRNVVYRGQTILIVKVERSNADNGSS from the coding sequence ATGCTTAAAAAGCTATTAGCACTTTCCTTGTTGAGTCTCTTCCCATTAAATGTCAAAGCTGACAATCAACAAAACTTCAGCGGAACAGTATTTTCCGAGTCGGTAGCAATACTTTCCACAGCGTTAAAATCCAACCAAAACGTTTTAAACTATCAAAACTTAACTTTAGATATACCCTGGGATAAACCCTCTTTTCAATTCTGGAAATCCTATTATCAAAATAGATGGAACAGGCTAAAACTCATATCTCAACTGGAAAGCTTCAAGCTATTCTATCCCACCATCAAAAAAGTATTCAAAGAGGAAGGACTCCCAGAAGAACTTTCTCTATTAGCAGTAGTAGAAAGTCACGGAAATCCAGCTGCAGTTTCAAAGGCAGGTGCAGCCGGATTGTGGCAACTAATGCCAGCTACAGCAAGGCTTTACGGATTAAAAGTTAACTGGTTCATAGATGAACGGTTTGACATTGAAAAATCCACCCACGCCGCCGCCCGCTACCTCAAATACCTCTACTCACTCTTCGGCAGGTGGGATTTAGCAATAGCAGCATACAACGCAGGACCAGGCACAATTCTGAAACGCATTAAAGCCTTAGGTAAAGACCACTTCTGGGATTTAACAAAACTTCCCGACGAAACCCTCAACTACGTCCCCAAATTCTACGCCGTCCTTTCCGTTGCAGAAAGCCTGGGCATATTCAAAAAACCATCTCAAAACCACCTGATAAAAATCAAAGTCTTAGGAAGAACTTCCCTCTACAGAATATCAAAAAGGCTAAAAGTCCCCTACTCAATAACCAAACACTTCAATCCTCAGTTTAAAAGGAGAATCGTTCCTTACGGCTACTACGTCTACTTACCAAACAACTACATCCACAGAGAAAAACTCTTAAAATACGTAAAATCCTCCCGCATCTACGTCTACGTTCCAAGAAGAGCCGAAAGAATTACTACAATAGCAAGGCGCTTCGGCGTAAGCCCAAAGCTAATAAAAGAACTTAACAGCATAAGAAGAAACGTCGTTTACAGAGGTCAAACCATACTTATCGTGAAAGTTGAAAGGAGTAACGCAGATAATGGCAGCAGTTAA
- a CDS encoding YebC/PmpR family DNA-binding transcriptional regulator — protein MAGHSKWANIRHRKAAQDAKRGKIYTKLAREITVAAREGGGDPETNPRLRAAIERARKFNMPKENIERAIKRGTGEIAGESYEEVTYEGYGPGGVAIIVKCLTDNRNRTASEVRHAFSKHGGNLGTSGCVSWMFERKGVITVSAEKYDEEEVMMAAIEAGADDVVKEEDKFVIYTEPSSLEEVRKGIVEAGIEIEEAKLDLIPTTTTKVEGETAEKVLKLLMALEDLDDVQEVYSNFDMPEEVLKNA, from the coding sequence ATGGCTGGACATTCCAAATGGGCAAACATTAGACATAGAAAAGCTGCTCAAGACGCTAAAAGAGGAAAAATATATACAAAATTAGCAAGGGAAATAACCGTAGCAGCAAGAGAAGGAGGTGGAGACCCGGAAACAAACCCAAGACTCAGAGCTGCAATTGAGAGGGCAAGGAAATTCAACATGCCCAAAGAAAACATAGAAAGGGCAATAAAAAGAGGAACTGGCGAGATAGCTGGTGAATCCTACGAAGAGGTAACTTACGAAGGTTATGGACCAGGTGGAGTTGCCATAATAGTTAAGTGCCTCACTGACAACAGAAACAGAACCGCTTCAGAAGTAAGACATGCATTCTCAAAACACGGCGGAAACTTAGGAACTTCCGGTTGCGTTTCATGGATGTTTGAAAGGAAAGGAGTAATTACTGTATCTGCTGAGAAGTATGATGAAGAAGAAGTAATGATGGCAGCAATAGAAGCAGGTGCCGATGACGTTGTAAAGGAAGAAGACAAGTTCGTAATTTATACAGAACCTTCCTCTCTTGAGGAAGTAAGAAAAGGAATTGTAGAAGCAGGAATAGAAATAGAAGAAGCAAAACTTGATTTAATTCCCACTACAACTACAAAAGTGGAAGGCGAAACAGCAGAAAAAGTATTAAAGCTACTTATGGCGCTTGAAGACTTAGATGACGTTCAAGAAGTTTATTCTAACTTTGATATGCCTGAAGAGGTTTTAAAGAATGCTTAA
- a CDS encoding succinate dehydrogenase/fumarate reductase iron-sulfur subunit produces METVILKVFRYDPDKDSVPYYKDYEVPVEGTLLNALLYVKDNLDPTLSFRAFCRSEVCGSCAVRVNGKTKLACKTPMKELYETWKGKLLKIEPLNHMKVIKDLVTDIDEPIEKMKSLMPWLVPDPSVVPSDPMHESIIYPEEMELYKDQIHCMLCFSCYSACEAVEDNERYRGPFAFSRAYRFQVDRRDIETAKDRRIRYAISGGLWSCVQCQKCLHVCPKGVKPAEDIQNLRRRSIKKGFTDKPGAKKLKHYVDWIYATGQINRLYLPAEVYGDSEAEKLKSAYESMGAEVWEVPKPVKGLLKFRDTYLEILSKSEEKAMRIDFSHVREIDRLVSDFFKADICTVLDRVSSDSETAKGLVEKLKSFFGGN; encoded by the coding sequence ATGGAAACTGTAATCCTGAAGGTTTTTAGATACGACCCGGATAAGGATAGCGTTCCTTATTATAAGGATTATGAAGTTCCTGTAGAAGGGACGCTTCTAAACGCGCTTTTATACGTGAAGGATAACCTTGATCCAACTCTTTCTTTCAGGGCGTTTTGCCGGAGTGAAGTTTGCGGTTCCTGTGCTGTAAGGGTCAACGGGAAGACAAAGTTGGCGTGTAAAACGCCCATGAAAGAGCTTTACGAGACCTGGAAAGGGAAACTTTTAAAGATAGAGCCTTTAAATCATATGAAAGTGATTAAAGATTTGGTTACCGATATTGATGAACCTATAGAGAAGATGAAAAGTTTGATGCCGTGGCTCGTTCCTGATCCTTCTGTTGTTCCTTCAGACCCGATGCATGAGAGCATTATCTATCCTGAAGAAATGGAGCTTTATAAGGACCAGATTCACTGTATGCTCTGTTTTTCATGTTACTCTGCCTGTGAAGCTGTGGAGGATAACGAAAGGTATAGAGGACCTTTTGCTTTTTCAAGGGCATACAGGTTTCAAGTTGACAGGCGAGATATAGAAACTGCAAAGGATAGGAGAATCAGATACGCCATTTCTGGCGGTTTGTGGAGCTGCGTTCAGTGTCAGAAGTGTCTTCACGTTTGTCCTAAAGGGGTTAAACCTGCAGAGGATATCCAGAATTTACGCAGGCGTTCAATAAAGAAAGGCTTTACCGATAAACCGGGAGCTAAAAAGCTCAAGCATTACGTTGACTGGATATACGCAACCGGGCAGATAAACAGGCTTTATCTTCCTGCTGAAGTTTATGGGGATAGTGAAGCTGAGAAACTGAAATCTGCCTATGAGAGTATGGGAGCTGAAGTCTGGGAAGTTCCGAAGCCTGTTAAAGGTTTACTTAAGTTCAGGGATACTTATCTTGAAATTCTTTCTAAATCGGAAGAGAAAGCGATGAGAATTGATTTTTCTCACGTTAGAGAAATAGACAGGCTTGTGAGCGATTTCTTTAAGGCTGATATATGTACCGTGCTTGATAGGGTTTCTTCTGATTCAGAAACCGCTAAAGGTTTAGTTGAAAAGTTGAAGAGTTTTTTCGGAGGGAACTAA
- a CDS encoding 2,3,4,5-tetrahydropyridine-2,6-dicarboxylate N-succinyltransferase: MENLKKLIEEAWKNRELLKEKEYQEAIRETVDLIDKGKLRVAERISVGNWKVNEWVKKAILLFFPISEMKVMEVGPFEYYDKIPLKKNWEKLGVRVVPPATARYGSFIEPGAILMPSYVNIGAYVGSGTMVDTWATVGSCAQIGKNVHLSGGVGIGGVLEPPNARPVIIEDNCFIGSRCIIVEGAIIEEEAVLGAGVVITASTKIIDVTGDEPVEYRGRVPARSVVIPGTRVKKFPAGEYQIPCALIIGKRKESTDKKTSLNEVLREFNVPV, translated from the coding sequence ATGGAAAACCTGAAAAAACTCATAGAAGAAGCCTGGAAGAACAGAGAACTTCTTAAAGAAAAAGAGTATCAGGAAGCTATTAGAGAAACCGTAGATTTAATAGACAAAGGGAAGCTAAGAGTTGCAGAAAGAATTTCCGTAGGAAACTGGAAAGTAAACGAATGGGTAAAGAAAGCTATACTGCTCTTCTTCCCAATTTCCGAAATGAAAGTGATGGAAGTAGGACCTTTTGAGTATTACGACAAAATACCTCTAAAGAAAAACTGGGAAAAGTTAGGCGTAAGAGTCGTTCCACCTGCAACTGCAAGATACGGCTCTTTCATAGAACCTGGCGCCATTTTAATGCCCTCCTACGTTAACATCGGCGCTTACGTAGGTTCTGGAACGATGGTTGATACGTGGGCAACGGTAGGTTCCTGCGCACAGATAGGTAAAAACGTCCACCTTTCAGGAGGCGTAGGAATAGGCGGCGTTTTAGAACCACCAAACGCAAGACCTGTAATAATAGAAGACAACTGTTTTATCGGTTCAAGGTGTATTATCGTTGAAGGCGCAATAATAGAAGAAGAGGCTGTTTTAGGCGCTGGTGTCGTAATCACTGCGTCAACTAAAATTATTGACGTCACCGGCGACGAACCTGTTGAATACAGAGGTAGAGTTCCTGCAAGAAGCGTTGTAATTCCAGGAACAAGAGTGAAGAAATTTCCAGCCGGCGAATACCAGATTCCCTGCGCCCTGATTATCGGCAAAAGAAAGGAATCAACGGACAAAAAGACATCGTTAAACGAAGTATTAAGAGAATTCAACGTTCCCGTATAA